The DNA window ATGTATTTGCTCCGGTGGTGTAGTCCGGCCAATCATTTCGGCCTTTCGAGCCGAAGACTCGGGTTCGAATCCCGGCCGGAGCATTCAAAAAAACTTGTTAAGATTTTTTATGGTTTCTTGTATCCTTACTTTTTATAAGCGGGGGTGCCCGAGAGGCCAAAGGGGACAGGTTTAGGACCTGTTGACGCAGGTCTTCCAGGGTTCGAATCCCTGCTCCCGCACTTTAACAATTTTTTTTATTTAATATTTTATAAATGCCGGGGTAGGGTAGGCGGTCATCCTCCGGGACTGTGGATCCCGGGACTCGGGTTCGAATCTCGGCTCCGGCCCCATTTATATAAACTATTTTTTTTGATTTTAATTTAAAAATTCTATTAATAATTTCAATTGCTATTTTTCTGATATTAGTTTTCAAATGCTCTCTCATTCAATTTATATACCTTTAAATTTAGATTATTATTTGAGTGTTAATATGGCAAAAAAAGGTTCTGCTGAAGAAAGGGATTTGGTACATAAACTGTGGGATAGGAATTTTGCAGCCATGAGGGCTCCGGCATCAGGAGGAGCTACTAAAAGGCCTTTACCAGATGTTTTAGCTGGAAATGGTAAATTTTATCTTGCTATTGAAGTTAAAACCACCACAAAGGATAAGATTTATATTGAGGAAGAACAGATCACTGCACTTTGTGAATTTTCAAAAATATTCGGTGCAAAACCATATATTGGAGTTAGGTTCAAATACACCAAATGGCTATTTTTAGAACCAAAGGATACTCCTAGAACTAGAAACGGAAATTATCGTGTAGAAAAGGATTATGCACTAGAAAAAGGTTTTGAAATTGATGAAATTGCAGGTATTGACAAGCAAATGAAATTTGAATAATTGCAAATGTTTATATATTATTAGGCTCATATCTATTATTGTATGTTATGTGGGGTTATGGTGTAACCTGGCAGCATCGGGGACTCCAGTTGTCTTATGAAGAAATATACGCGTAACTGAACAGTACCTGTTGTGATGAACAATTGGAGTACTGAGGCAAGAGACATCCCCGGATTGGGGTTCAAATCCCTATGACCCCATTTTTATCTTAAAAATGCGAGAATACCTCGACTTCTGTAAGTCGAGGATGAATCGCAAATTGGGTGTACTTTTGTTAATTATCTGATTTAAATCGTTATTTTTTTTAAATAATCTTATTTTATAATAACTGATGT is part of the uncultured Methanobrevibacter sp. genome and encodes:
- the hjc gene encoding Holliday junction resolvase Hjc gives rise to the protein MAKKGSAEERDLVHKLWDRNFAAMRAPASGGATKRPLPDVLAGNGKFYLAIEVKTTTKDKIYIEEEQITALCEFSKIFGAKPYIGVRFKYTKWLFLEPKDTPRTRNGNYRVEKDYALEKGFEIDEIAGIDKQMKFE